From Pempheris klunzingeri isolate RE-2024b chromosome 18, fPemKlu1.hap1, whole genome shotgun sequence, a single genomic window includes:
- the scml4 gene encoding sex comb on midleg-like protein 4, with translation MRLRGGRDFHPDSHLELAAPPPPVSWLPGVLSKGVRLRLRLDRRDDQGRGCWQLVDLEAGSEPVRRRLRNWGPDICKQSLMSTLSAGSEMQTPALGPQFLAGPQGKVPGRKRGRPPIRKLEFQSHYVETLSPLKVPKKRGRKPGFKLKPRMVMSPLANSPPSSTPEPEMGSIPQDAAIVPHSATPQVLTAETPMPDDFLCDPPVDSKRYAVDPSDSAFNVMTSQYPPKHSYGYRGSSCSMPMGLCRQASSPGSFLDGNRNAYSPMPDTGECKRPAGKDPSSWGVEEVVWFIKDADPQALGPHAEAFRKHEIDGDALLLLKSEMMMKYLGLKLGPALKLCYHIDRLKQNRL, from the exons ATGAGGCTGCGAGGAGGGCGGGATTTCCACCCTGACTCCCACCTGGAACTggccgctcctcctcctcctgtttcctggtTGCCCGGTGTCCTCAGCAAGGGTGTACGCCTCCGTCTGCGCCTTGATCGCCGTGACGACCAGGGGCGGGGCTGCTGGCAGCTGGTAGACTTGGAGGCGGGATCAGAGCCAGTTAGGCGGAGACTGAGAAACTGGGGCCCTGATATCTGCAAACAAA GTCTGATGAGTACCTTGTCTGCCGGCTCAGAGATGCAGACTCCCGCTCTCGGCCCCCAGTTCTTAGCGGGGCCCCAGGGTAAGGTACCTGGTAGGAAGAGAGGACGGCCTCCTATCCGTAAGCTGGAGTTCCAGAGTCACTACGTTGAGACTCTGTCGCCTCTCAAGGTCCCAAAGAAAAGGGGCAGAAAACCTGGCTTTAAG ctgaaGCCCAGGATGGTGATGTCCCCACTAGCTAACTCTCCTCCCAGTAGCACACCAGAACCTGAGATGGGCTCCATCCCACAGGACGCTGCTATTGTCCCCCACTCCGCCACACCACAAGTCCTAACAG CAGAGACGCCAATGCCCGATGACTTCTTATGTGACCCACCCGTGGACTCCAAGCGATACGCTGTAGATCCAAGCGACTCTGCCTTCAATGTCATGACATCGCAGTACCCACCAAAGCACTCCTACGGTTACCGTGGCAGCAGTTGCTCCATGCCAATGGGCTTGTGCAGACAAGCATCGAGCCCGGGAAGCTTTCTGGATGGAAATAGGAACG CTTATAGTCCGATGCCAGACACTGGAGAGTGCAAGCGACCCGCCGGTAAGGACCCGTCCAGCTGGGGTGTTGAGGAGGTCGTTTGGTTCATCAAAGATGCTGACCCTCAAGCCCTGGGACCCCACGCTGAGGCATTCAGGAAGCAT GAGATAGACGGAGACGCTCTGCTGTTGCTGAAAAGcgagatgatgatgaagtatCTGGGACTGAAGCTGGGACCTGCGCTTAAGCTCTGTTACCACATTGACAGGCTGAAACAGAACCGGTTGTGA